Proteins found in one Paenibacillus dendritiformis genomic segment:
- a CDS encoding glycosyltransferase, whose product MILIQRLYLLFRLEGEQFIAELYRQLLNKEPEPHGIRHFTRLLQAGHSKLLILVSFLRRSEMKKKLAQGGGGYNEHAALCYTFSSLMLTRGDSEFVRDVYVELLCRDAEDQALMHYQHMLRHGRSRMSVLLGILTSPECQALLAQPEFPRLNGPIELGSFHLSQWEESGTKPPALPAPPLQRKVSIVILTWNGLEHTKRCLASLEKTARHDRIEIVVFDNGSTDGTLPYLQSIPWIRVIAHGANIGFTAGNNLAITLCDPGSDILMLNNDIVAEEPHWVERLQETAYSDPNIGVVGCRLRGDDGLVQHAGTYIFAETCWGQQIGGLETDIRQYASARDVQGVVFACAYVKRSILEELGGLDTDYFAYFEDTDYCLRALERGYRVVCDGRVTLTHSQNTTTKVNQVDFSGLFEQSRIIFRDKWQSRLEGSYEKRLNWHSIVNAPTGYATSSKNLMIALDEKRIKMHYRYVYGPGTPHAAEEPPMSDDYRINIFRMRHADPNAPEVVYGQGDVFFKNEGKYKIGYTMLEVDGVPEEWVHQCNRMDEIWVPSQFNAETFRNSGVRVPIRIMPLGVDPNYFHPGIRSARFSDRFTFLSVFEWGERKNPEDMLRTFANVFANDNVLLVCKIMNADPTINVLAEIRKLNLKHAESKILILHNQKLPSYLLGSLYRSADCFVLPTRGEGWGMPILEAMACGLPVIATDWSAQRDFLNERTGYPIRVKQLVPAVAKCPYYTNFRWADPDYEHLAFLMRHVYENREAARERGLNAAQEVMSRWTWSHAAQHIADRIQLI is encoded by the coding sequence TTGATACTGATCCAAAGGCTCTACTTGTTGTTCCGATTGGAAGGCGAGCAATTCATCGCAGAACTATACAGGCAGCTGTTGAACAAGGAACCGGAACCGCATGGCATCAGGCACTTCACCCGGCTGCTTCAAGCCGGCCACAGCAAGCTGTTGATCCTGGTCAGCTTCCTTCGCAGGAGCGAGATGAAGAAGAAATTGGCGCAGGGAGGAGGAGGCTACAACGAGCACGCGGCTCTGTGCTACACCTTCTCCAGCCTGATGCTGACCAGGGGAGACTCCGAATTCGTCCGCGATGTGTACGTGGAGCTGCTATGCCGCGACGCCGAAGACCAGGCGCTCATGCATTACCAACATATGCTGCGCCACGGAAGAAGCCGCATGTCCGTCCTGCTTGGCATCCTTACGTCTCCGGAGTGCCAGGCCCTGCTCGCGCAGCCGGAGTTCCCGCGCTTGAACGGCCCGATTGAGCTCGGCAGCTTCCACTTGTCTCAGTGGGAAGAGTCCGGGACGAAGCCACCGGCGCTGCCCGCTCCGCCGCTTCAGCGCAAGGTCTCGATTGTCATCTTGACGTGGAACGGATTGGAGCATACGAAGCGGTGCCTCGCTTCTCTGGAGAAGACGGCCCGTCACGACCGCATTGAGATCGTAGTGTTCGATAACGGCAGCACCGACGGCACGCTCCCTTACCTGCAGAGCATTCCGTGGATTCGGGTGATTGCGCATGGCGCCAACATCGGATTTACGGCAGGCAACAACCTGGCCATCACCCTTTGCGATCCCGGCAGCGATATTCTGATGCTGAACAACGATATCGTGGCGGAGGAGCCCCACTGGGTGGAACGGCTGCAGGAGACGGCCTATTCGGATCCGAATATCGGCGTCGTCGGCTGCCGGCTGCGCGGCGACGACGGACTGGTGCAGCACGCAGGCACCTATATATTTGCGGAGACCTGCTGGGGGCAGCAGATCGGCGGACTGGAAACGGACATCCGCCAATATGCGTCCGCGCGGGATGTGCAGGGGGTCGTCTTCGCCTGCGCTTACGTGAAGCGGAGCATTCTGGAGGAGCTTGGCGGTCTGGATACGGATTATTTCGCTTACTTCGAGGATACCGACTATTGCCTTCGGGCGCTGGAGCGGGGCTACCGGGTCGTCTGCGACGGCCGCGTGACGCTGACCCACTCCCAAAATACGACGACAAAGGTGAATCAAGTCGATTTCTCCGGCCTGTTCGAGCAATCGCGCATCATCTTTCGGGACAAATGGCAGTCGCGGCTCGAAGGAAGCTATGAGAAAAGGCTGAACTGGCATTCGATCGTGAATGCGCCAACCGGCTATGCGACATCATCCAAAAATCTGATGATCGCGCTGGACGAGAAACGGATTAAAATGCATTACCGTTATGTGTACGGACCGGGCACCCCGCATGCCGCGGAAGAGCCGCCGATGAGCGACGATTATCGAATCAATATTTTTCGCATGCGCCATGCCGATCCGAACGCGCCGGAGGTCGTCTATGGACAAGGGGATGTCTTTTTCAAGAACGAGGGCAAATACAAAATCGGCTACACGATGCTGGAGGTGGACGGAGTTCCGGAGGAATGGGTCCATCAATGCAATCGCATGGATGAGATATGGGTGCCGTCCCAGTTCAATGCCGAGACGTTCCGCAACAGCGGGGTAAGAGTGCCGATCCGCATTATGCCGCTCGGCGTGGACCCGAACTATTTCCATCCCGGCATCCGATCCGCCCGCTTCTCCGATCGGTTCACGTTCCTGTCGGTATTCGAGTGGGGCGAACGCAAAAATCCGGAGGATATGCTGCGCACCTTCGCCAACGTATTCGCCAACGACAATGTCCTGCTCGTATGCAAAATCATGAACGCCGACCCGACGATCAACGTGCTGGCCGAAATCCGCAAGCTGAATCTTAAGCATGCGGAATCGAAGATACTGATTTTGCACAATCAGAAGCTCCCGTCGTATTTGCTCGGAAGCTTGTACCGGTCCGCCGATTGCTTCGTATTGCCGACCCGCGGGGAAGGGTGGGGCATGCCGATACTGGAGGCGATGGCGTGCGGCCTGCCCGTCATTGCCACCGACTGGAGCGCGCAGCGCGACTTCCTGAACGAACGGACGGGATATCCGATCCGGGTCAAGCAGCTCGTGCCGGCGGTTGCCAAATGCCCGTACTATACCAATTTCCGCTGGGCCGATCCCGACTATGAGCATTTGGCGTTTTTGATGAGACATGTATACGAGAACCGGGAAGCTGCGCGGGAGCGCGGGCTGAACGCCGCGCAGGAAGTGATGTCCCGCTGGACATGGTCGCATGCCGCGCAGCATATTGCCGACCGTATACAATTGATATGA
- a CDS encoding glycosyltransferase family 4 protein: MSGETAIHNIGTLFEPTGYAKANRQLLLQFIRRGVYPKFSPVHPETVLTPMAPDIAAELTALMHRPLAPRHTVLFHYPAHAFFRDPVGYSIGMTMFECNRLSFTWARRCSMMDEVWVPSTFNRNSFIQSGVPAHKLQVMPYGVDPDVYHPGAPPLPIPGRREYAFLSVCSFDERKGIDFLLQAFLAEFSPSEDVCLIIKTRASTAEEIGRQHAYINNLASQLTGRANESVILLSAVHSWSEEDLARLYTCADSYVLPTRGEGWSMTVMEAMAAGLPVITTRWSAHLDFVNDQNGYLIDVERFTPFLPSQSRLLWALPSIAHLRQLMRHVHTHRQEAAAKAALGRHTVIGTYTWEASALRMLQRLQELDSR, from the coding sequence ATGAGTGGAGAGACTGCCATCCACAATATAGGCACCCTATTCGAGCCGACGGGATATGCTAAAGCAAACCGGCAACTGCTGCTTCAATTCATCCGCCGCGGCGTATATCCCAAATTCTCCCCTGTCCATCCCGAAACGGTCCTTACACCTATGGCGCCTGACATCGCGGCTGAATTAACGGCTTTGATGCATCGTCCTTTGGCGCCGCGTCATACAGTGCTGTTCCATTATCCGGCTCATGCCTTTTTCCGGGATCCCGTTGGGTATTCCATCGGCATGACGATGTTCGAATGCAACCGCCTGTCGTTCACCTGGGCGCGCCGCTGCTCCATGATGGATGAAGTATGGGTGCCGTCCACCTTCAACCGTAACAGCTTCATTCAATCGGGCGTGCCGGCGCATAAGCTGCAAGTCATGCCTTACGGCGTCGATCCGGATGTGTATCACCCGGGCGCGCCTCCGCTCCCGATTCCCGGCAGACGGGAGTACGCTTTCCTGTCGGTCTGCTCCTTCGACGAGCGCAAGGGCATTGATTTTCTTCTGCAAGCGTTCCTGGCGGAGTTCTCCCCATCCGAGGACGTCTGCCTAATCATTAAGACGCGCGCCTCGACGGCTGAGGAGATCGGCCGGCAGCACGCCTATATCAATAACCTCGCTTCGCAATTGACGGGGCGGGCGAATGAATCGGTCATCCTGTTGTCCGCGGTCCACTCCTGGTCCGAGGAAGATCTGGCCCGGCTGTATACTTGCGCGGACAGTTACGTTCTGCCGACGCGGGGAGAGGGCTGGAGTATGACCGTGATGGAAGCGATGGCCGCCGGCCTGCCTGTCATCACGACCCGCTGGTCGGCCCACCTCGACTTCGTCAACGATCAGAACGGCTATTTGATCGATGTGGAGCGGTTCACTCCGTTCCTGCCGTCGCAATCCCGGCTATTATGGGCCTTGCCCAGCATCGCACACCTTCGCCAGCTGATGCGCCATGTCCATACCCATCGGCAAGAAGCCGCAGCCAAGGCCGCCCTGGGCCGCCATACCGTCATCGGAACGTATACATGGGAGGCGAGCGCCCTGCGCATGCTGCAGCGACTGCAGGAACTAGACAGCCGGTAA
- a CDS encoding glycosyltransferase family 2 protein has product MISLIIPTIHHTDLVKHCVNSFINTAHEAYEIIVVDDGSPPPIQHDLAAWASSLNVRFIPKQTNEGFSRTVNLGLQHAGGSYALIANNDIIFHEPGWLQQMLAAMQLSPEVGIVGARLLYPNMTIQHGGVIQGPKGNFDHRYRFQPADHPPAQAVEDAPSVTGALMLIRREVFERIGLFSEEFFIAYEDVDFCYRARQHGFRVIYCGTACALHYEGFTRGTTRENKNRYWRIKEMEARKKFWAKWGGYQIQ; this is encoded by the coding sequence ATGATAAGTCTCATTATTCCGACGATCCATCATACGGATCTGGTGAAGCATTGCGTCAACAGCTTCATCAACACGGCCCATGAAGCATACGAGATCATTGTCGTCGATGACGGCAGCCCGCCTCCAATCCAGCATGATCTGGCCGCCTGGGCCTCCTCGCTGAACGTCCGCTTCATCCCCAAGCAGACCAACGAGGGCTTCAGCCGGACCGTCAACCTGGGCTTGCAGCACGCTGGCGGGAGCTATGCGCTGATTGCGAATAACGACATCATCTTCCACGAGCCGGGCTGGCTGCAGCAAATGCTGGCGGCGATGCAGCTCTCTCCAGAGGTTGGCATCGTCGGGGCGCGGCTGCTGTATCCGAATATGACGATTCAGCATGGCGGCGTCATCCAGGGGCCAAAAGGGAATTTCGATCACCGCTATCGCTTCCAGCCCGCCGATCACCCTCCCGCCCAAGCGGTGGAGGACGCGCCTTCCGTCACAGGCGCCCTGATGCTGATCCGGCGGGAAGTGTTCGAACGGATTGGCCTCTTCTCGGAGGAGTTCTTCATCGCCTATGAAGATGTCGACTTCTGCTACCGCGCCAGACAACACGGCTTCCGCGTCATCTACTGCGGTACGGCCTGCGCCCTGCATTATGAAGGATTTACGCGCGGGACGACGCGGGAGAATAAAAACCGGTATTGGCGAATCAAAGAAATGGAGGCCCGCAAAAAGTTCTGGGCCAAATGGGGAGGTTATCAGATCCAATGA
- a CDS encoding glycosyltransferase family 4 protein — MSAPLEVVYVLELTGLSGGIRNVMEQVNRLHEMGVKVHLFALDGQPSWFPLHIPVRRFPNYRMMLHTLKRMDCIKVATWWKTLAVVWHSCDWRRGGRGIPFYLVQDIEESYYPNWPDMQERVRQTYRVPVHMLTIADWTTRQLLERFQQHATNISIAVDFNIYKPNRTHDYDAQRILACSRRSQHLKGFDVTVHAVTAACRQLPHASFVTFGVEPPGISGIPHHHFPNPQDQQLAYLYANCGVFVQTSYHEGFGLPILEAMACGAPVVTTRAEGNEEFCKDGWNCILVNKGDADGVAQGIVRVLSDPEFSQFLVANGFETAKHYNWPRVMNNLLNAFHARLTQQA; from the coding sequence ATGAGCGCGCCGCTTGAAGTTGTCTATGTACTGGAGCTTACCGGCTTGTCCGGCGGCATTCGCAATGTGATGGAGCAGGTGAACCGGCTGCATGAGATGGGCGTAAAGGTTCATCTGTTCGCGCTGGACGGCCAGCCTTCCTGGTTCCCGCTGCACATCCCCGTGCGCCGCTTCCCGAATTACCGGATGATGCTGCACACCCTGAAACGGATGGACTGCATCAAGGTGGCAACGTGGTGGAAGACGCTGGCCGTCGTCTGGCACAGCTGCGATTGGCGCAGAGGCGGGCGGGGTATCCCGTTCTATCTCGTTCAGGATATCGAAGAAAGCTATTATCCGAATTGGCCGGATATGCAGGAGCGGGTCCGCCAAACGTACCGAGTCCCGGTCCATATGCTGACGATTGCCGATTGGACGACCCGACAGCTGCTGGAACGGTTCCAGCAACACGCAACCAACATCTCGATTGCCGTCGATTTCAATATCTACAAGCCGAACCGGACCCATGACTACGATGCGCAGCGCATTCTCGCCTGCAGCCGCCGCAGCCAGCATTTGAAGGGCTTTGACGTCACCGTGCACGCCGTGACGGCAGCATGCCGCCAACTGCCGCATGCTTCCTTCGTTACGTTCGGCGTCGAGCCTCCGGGCATTTCAGGCATCCCGCATCATCATTTCCCGAACCCGCAGGATCAGCAGTTGGCCTACCTGTATGCCAACTGCGGAGTATTCGTGCAGACGTCCTACCACGAAGGCTTCGGGCTCCCGATTTTGGAGGCAATGGCCTGCGGGGCTCCCGTCGTCACGACGAGGGCGGAGGGCAATGAGGAATTTTGCAAGGACGGCTGGAATTGCATCCTCGTCAACAAGGGCGACGCCGATGGCGTAGCCCAGGGCATCGTCCGGGTGCTGTCCGACCCGGAATTCTCCCAATTCCTCGTCGCCAACGGATTCGAGACCGCCAAGCATTACAACTGGCCCCGGGTCATGAACAATCTGTTGAACGCGTTCCACGCCAGGCTGACGCAGCAGGCATAA
- a CDS encoding class I SAM-dependent methyltransferase: MRQIIKNLVGICAQILPCEEPIYEFGSYQVEGQVGFADLRPYFPGKTYVGCDMRPGTGVDLILDLHQIALPDETAGMVLSLDTLEHVEDPRLALTEIHRILKPNGIVIISSVMNFGIHDYPADYWRFTPEGFASILKPFDTVITDYAGEALFPHTVVGIGIKGSAVPEPVVAQLRHALAMWRENSYHQH, translated from the coding sequence ATGAGACAAATTATTAAAAATTTGGTAGGCATCTGCGCACAGATTTTGCCGTGCGAAGAGCCGATTTATGAATTCGGTTCCTACCAGGTGGAAGGGCAGGTTGGATTTGCGGACTTGCGCCCGTATTTCCCGGGCAAAACGTATGTCGGCTGCGATATGCGGCCGGGCACCGGGGTCGATCTCATCCTCGATCTCCATCAAATCGCGCTCCCTGACGAGACGGCCGGGATGGTGCTCTCGCTCGATACGCTGGAGCATGTCGAGGATCCGCGTCTTGCGCTGACCGAGATTCACCGCATCCTGAAGCCGAACGGCATCGTCATCATCAGCTCGGTGATGAATTTCGGGATACATGATTACCCTGCCGATTATTGGCGCTTCACCCCGGAAGGCTTCGCCAGCATTTTGAAGCCGTTCGATACCGTCATTACGGATTACGCCGGGGAAGCCTTGTTCCCGCATACGGTCGTCGGCATCGGCATCAAGGGAAGCGCGGTGCCGGAGCCAGTCGTGGCGCAGCTCCGCCATGCCTTGGCCATGTGGAGAGAGAACAGCTACCACCAGCATTAA
- the leuB gene encoding 3-isopropylmalate dehydrogenase, with translation MAEVKKIAVIAGDGIGPEVVREAEKVLKRTEELFGYAFETSHGLFGGIAIDEKGTPLPEETLQMCQAADAVLLGAVGGPKWDSNPKELRPETGLLGIRKALGLFSNIRPAVIFDCLKDASTLKPEVLEGTDLIVVRELTGGIYFGEKLRREGEHGQEAVDTCVYNVQEVERIVRQAFEIAQKRRKKLASVDKANVLETSRLWRETVNRIAPDYPDVELEHVLVDNCAMQLLRRPSSFDVIVTENMFGDILSDEAAMLTGSIGMLSSASLGEGSFGLYEPVHGSAPDIAGQGVANPIATILSVALMFRLTFGYEDAAQSIENAVKEVLDAGHRTGDIATDKSKALGTAAMGDLIIAAMKRA, from the coding sequence ATGGCGGAAGTGAAGAAAATTGCGGTAATCGCCGGGGACGGCATCGGCCCGGAAGTCGTCCGCGAAGCGGAGAAAGTATTGAAGCGAACGGAGGAGCTGTTCGGCTATGCCTTCGAGACAAGCCACGGCTTGTTCGGCGGCATTGCGATTGACGAGAAGGGTACCCCGCTTCCGGAGGAGACGCTTCAGATGTGCCAAGCGGCGGACGCGGTGCTGCTCGGGGCGGTCGGCGGCCCGAAATGGGACAGCAATCCGAAGGAGCTTCGTCCGGAGACCGGGCTGCTCGGCATTCGCAAGGCGCTCGGCTTGTTCTCGAATATTCGTCCGGCAGTCATCTTCGACTGCTTGAAGGATGCTTCCACCTTGAAGCCGGAAGTGCTGGAGGGAACCGACCTCATCGTGGTGCGTGAACTGACCGGCGGCATCTATTTCGGCGAGAAGCTGCGCCGCGAGGGCGAGCACGGGCAAGAGGCGGTCGATACCTGCGTCTATAATGTGCAGGAAGTGGAGCGCATCGTGCGCCAGGCGTTCGAGATTGCGCAGAAGCGCCGCAAGAAGCTCGCTTCGGTTGACAAGGCGAACGTGCTGGAGACATCCCGCCTCTGGCGCGAGACGGTGAACCGCATCGCTCCCGATTATCCGGATGTCGAGCTGGAGCATGTGCTCGTCGACAACTGCGCGATGCAATTGCTGCGCCGGCCGTCGAGCTTCGATGTCATCGTGACGGAAAATATGTTCGGCGATATTTTGAGCGATGAAGCCGCCATGCTGACGGGGTCCATCGGCATGTTGTCCTCCGCCTCGCTCGGGGAAGGCAGCTTCGGCCTCTACGAGCCGGTTCATGGCTCCGCCCCTGACATTGCGGGCCAGGGCGTGGCGAATCCGATCGCGACCATTCTGTCGGTAGCGCTGATGTTCCGCCTCACGTTCGGCTACGAGGATGCCGCGCAATCGATTGAGAACGCGGTTAAGGAAGTGCTGGATGCCGGACACCGCACCGGGGATATCGCGACCGACAAATCCAAGGCGCTCGGGACGGCCGCGATGGGCGATTTGATTATCGCAG
- the mnmH gene encoding tRNA 2-selenouridine(34) synthase MnmH: MQDISLEQCLAKRAAGATLVDVRSPGEYAEFTMPGSINIPLFTDEERAEIGTIYKQVSVEAAKERGLAIASAKLPALYAQFRDLKGPVVIYCWRGGMRSRTMATVMSLMGLKTFRLLGGIRSYRRWVQSTLAEYRLQAPCIVLAGHTGTGKTQLLQRLREDGYPVLDLEGLAGHRGSIFGHIGLEPNNQKKFEALLLDELLKLEAEDRPYLLIEGESRRIGKVVLPEFLVEAKRAGTVFTVCMPVQERVRNLMADYQPEQHAEKVKESFEQIRRRMHTPAAREVESALEDGRYDDVAALLLEYYYDPRYEHAALQYNREPIVIDAADVNEAYAKVVPLLRGWNVPQARSV, from the coding sequence ATGCAGGATATATCATTGGAGCAATGCCTGGCGAAGCGTGCCGCAGGCGCCACGCTGGTTGATGTTCGTTCTCCGGGAGAGTATGCGGAATTCACCATGCCGGGGAGCATCAATATTCCGTTGTTCACGGATGAGGAGCGGGCCGAGATCGGCACGATTTATAAGCAGGTGAGCGTAGAAGCCGCCAAGGAACGCGGTCTGGCCATTGCCTCGGCCAAGCTGCCCGCGCTGTATGCGCAGTTTCGCGATTTGAAGGGCCCGGTCGTCATTTACTGCTGGCGCGGCGGAATGCGGAGCCGCACGATGGCTACCGTGATGTCGCTGATGGGGCTGAAGACGTTCCGGCTTCTCGGCGGCATCCGTTCTTACCGCCGCTGGGTGCAATCGACGCTTGCTGAGTACCGGCTGCAGGCCCCGTGCATCGTGCTCGCCGGCCATACCGGGACCGGCAAGACGCAGCTGCTGCAGCGGCTGCGCGAGGACGGATATCCCGTGCTGGATCTGGAGGGCTTGGCGGGGCACCGCGGATCGATCTTCGGGCATATCGGACTGGAGCCGAACAATCAGAAGAAATTCGAGGCGCTGCTGCTCGATGAGCTGCTGAAGCTGGAAGCGGAGGACCGGCCTTATTTGCTGATCGAAGGGGAGAGCCGCCGGATCGGCAAGGTCGTGCTGCCGGAATTCCTGGTGGAAGCGAAGCGCGCCGGCACCGTCTTCACCGTGTGCATGCCGGTCCAGGAGCGCGTCCGCAATCTGATGGCCGACTACCAGCCGGAGCAGCATGCAGAGAAGGTGAAGGAATCGTTCGAGCAGATTCGCCGCCGAATGCATACGCCCGCAGCGCGCGAGGTGGAGTCCGCGCTGGAAGACGGCCGCTATGACGACGTAGCGGCGCTGCTGCTGGAGTATTATTATGATCCGCGCTATGAGCATGCGGCGCTCCAGTACAACCGGGAGCCTATCGTCATCGACGCGGCGGATGTGAACGAAGCCTATGCGAAGGTGGTGCCGCTGCTGCGCGGATGGAATGTGCCGCAGGCACGTTCCGTCTAG
- a CDS encoding mannose-1-phosphate guanylyltransferase: protein MAGGKGTRFWPFSRSIRPKQFLPILHPQSMLADTLQRMLHRVPLEHIHIVSLAEYVPLIREQLPEFPPEHIIVEPMAKDTAACIGLAALHMLLQGEDPVLITLPSDHYVSDPEAFHAALQTGVERAADEACVVTLGVRPTRPETGYGYIRIAPGEDAEPMSSLQVTAVEQFIEKPPLPLAGRIFADGRHYWNTGIFIWKASTVMHLLEQHLPKLHHILMRMKKVLLEHSPDECALHSLYSQIENQSIDYGVIEKCDSIYMIPVQYGWDDLGNWNALERAEAQDMSRNIIHGLHQGIDTNGCIIHGKPGQLITTIGAENLIIVATDDVFLVCHKDRTQDIKTLVARLEEQDLQRYL, encoded by the coding sequence ATGGCAGGAGGGAAAGGCACTCGCTTCTGGCCCTTTAGCCGTTCCATCCGGCCGAAGCAATTTTTGCCCATCCTTCACCCGCAATCCATGCTAGCCGATACACTGCAGCGCATGCTGCATCGTGTGCCGCTTGAACATATCCATATCGTGTCGCTCGCGGAATATGTTCCTCTGATCCGGGAACAGCTTCCTGAGTTTCCGCCGGAGCATATCATCGTGGAACCGATGGCCAAAGATACGGCCGCCTGCATCGGCCTGGCCGCACTCCATATGCTGCTGCAAGGCGAGGACCCTGTCCTCATCACCCTGCCGTCGGATCATTATGTATCGGATCCGGAAGCGTTCCATGCCGCGCTTCAGACGGGAGTCGAACGCGCCGCGGATGAAGCTTGCGTCGTCACGCTCGGCGTGCGGCCAACCCGACCGGAGACCGGCTATGGCTATATCCGGATCGCGCCCGGGGAAGACGCTGAGCCGATGTCCAGCCTGCAGGTGACGGCGGTGGAGCAATTCATCGAGAAGCCGCCGCTGCCGCTGGCCGGGCGCATCTTCGCCGACGGCAGGCACTATTGGAACACCGGCATCTTCATCTGGAAGGCCTCCACCGTCATGCATCTGCTGGAGCAGCATCTGCCGAAGCTGCACCATATTTTGATGAGAATGAAGAAAGTGCTGCTGGAGCATTCGCCGGATGAATGCGCGCTCCATTCGCTCTACAGCCAGATCGAGAACCAGTCCATCGATTACGGAGTCATCGAGAAATGCGATTCCATCTATATGATTCCCGTTCAATACGGGTGGGACGATCTGGGCAATTGGAACGCGCTGGAGCGGGCCGAGGCGCAAGATATGTCCCGGAACATCATTCACGGCCTCCATCAAGGCATCGATACGAACGGCTGTATTATTCACGGCAAGCCGGGGCAACTGATAACGACAATCGGGGCGGAAAATCTGATCATTGTCGCGACCGATGATGTATTCCTCGTCTGCCACAAAGACCGGACTCAGGATATCAAAACGCTGGTCGCCCGTCTGGAGGAGCAGGACCTCCAGCGCTATCTCTAA
- a CDS encoding glycosyltransferase family 2 protein — translation MRYIVGIPYVNRLDLLNRAVASIRPYWPHTYVLDNSANSELKGHALSGLVNIIHPPVPLTFTQSMNWFQRIAAEQGADAVMYMHTDAEAHPGTPEAFLRVLTELKQNGRKWGLALTNFDALAAYNMEAVRAAGPWDTVFSSYFADIDYHRRLRLAGYEEIFTGLAVDHHESSSRKSDPRLNFLIDSTWPLYERYYELKWGGRMAQETYSTPFNLAM, via the coding sequence ATGCGTTACATCGTGGGCATCCCGTATGTCAACCGACTTGATCTGCTGAACCGGGCGGTTGCCAGCATTCGCCCTTATTGGCCGCATACGTACGTTCTGGATAACTCGGCGAATTCCGAGCTGAAGGGCCATGCCTTGTCCGGGCTGGTGAACATCATCCATCCGCCCGTTCCGCTGACCTTCACCCAGTCCATGAACTGGTTCCAGCGGATTGCCGCCGAGCAGGGGGCGGACGCGGTCATGTATATGCATACGGATGCCGAGGCCCATCCCGGAACCCCGGAAGCCTTCCTGCGCGTCTTGACGGAGCTGAAGCAGAACGGACGGAAGTGGGGGCTGGCCTTGACGAATTTCGATGCGCTGGCGGCCTACAATATGGAAGCGGTCCGCGCGGCGGGGCCCTGGGATACGGTGTTCAGCAGTTATTTCGCGGACATCGACTATCACCGCCGGCTCAGGCTGGCAGGGTATGAGGAAATTTTCACGGGGCTGGCGGTAGATCATCATGAGAGCTCCAGCCGCAAGTCGGATCCGCGCCTCAACTTCCTTATCGATTCGACCTGGCCGCTTTACGAGCGGTATTACGAGCTGAAATGGGGAGGACGGATGGCGCAGGAGACGTATTCGACGCCGTTCAATCTGGCCATGTGA
- a CDS encoding DUF1796 family putative cysteine peptidase → MTEDVTNIYQKEARAMRLTDIKRTYQAVYSLGSNCYPAQRLERYGLRPYSGVIDWMYSNSIPGLCLLLRNRFAGFMYSDHIEVDGTEFNGHNYSLLDRVYGVQSVHDFLVADQLEGIVRKYPEFQQTLQRRIARFLRNIEQAEWIFFFRLHASHEEAAALEAALASIVRHQFRLLVVNPRADRRIVELDWPLAHTCAVEAPIAWDAESDQAWNELFAGIRYEALPG, encoded by the coding sequence GTGACAGAGGATGTCACGAACATCTATCAAAAGGAGGCAAGAGCGATGCGCCTGACCGACATCAAGCGAACGTATCAGGCGGTATACAGCCTGGGCTCGAACTGTTACCCGGCGCAGCGGCTGGAGCGCTATGGCCTGCGGCCCTACAGCGGGGTCATCGATTGGATGTACTCCAACTCGATCCCGGGGCTCTGCTTGCTGCTTCGCAACCGGTTCGCCGGATTTATGTACTCCGACCATATCGAGGTGGACGGAACGGAGTTCAACGGCCATAACTATTCCTTACTGGATCGCGTCTACGGGGTGCAGTCGGTTCATGATTTTTTGGTCGCGGATCAACTGGAGGGGATTGTCCGCAAATATCCGGAATTTCAGCAGACGCTGCAGCGGAGAATTGCCCGCTTCCTCCGCAATATCGAGCAGGCGGAATGGATCTTTTTCTTCCGGCTGCATGCCTCCCATGAGGAGGCGGCGGCCTTGGAAGCCGCGCTGGCCTCGATCGTCCGGCACCAATTCCGCCTGCTCGTCGTCAATCCACGGGCCGATCGCCGAATCGTGGAGCTCGATTGGCCATTGGCGCATACTTGCGCGGTGGAGGCGCCGATCGCCTGGGATGCGGAGAGCGATCAGGCATGGAACGAATTATTCGCCGGCATCCGCTACGAGGCCCTTCCGGGATAA